The following are encoded in a window of Halorarum salinum genomic DNA:
- a CDS encoding GNAT family N-acetyltransferase — protein sequence MEYAEVPAEHEEAYGRTLSYAFAPERGPDPDREGPDRPASFRRRGMYDAAPGTPVEERKAEDLLAVCGSYDFRARIRGEFRPLGGVSAVASPPEHRRRGVVRTMLAALHAEYRSEGVAFAALWPFEYPFYRRLGYARVNDYSRLTVPPGDLDGAVPEPAGEFVRLRPDDWERLDAVHGAAATEPLALDRTEDWWRTRVFQSWEVDPFVYGWERDGRLRGYLVYSVAADEGEEDGKTLEVREFVGVDDDARGHLLRFCRNHDSQVERVRIVDRADVRLFDRLGDPRAVETTVRPGPMFRLVDVRAGLEALEYPTGVDGEVVLAVADDHCEWNDRTFRLSVDGGTAACEPAEAEPDVSIGIGALSRLAVGSHPVERLVELGHVTVASGSVDAKGTLEAAFPRTEPFLREGF from the coding sequence ATGGAGTACGCCGAGGTCCCCGCCGAACACGAGGAGGCGTACGGACGAACGCTCTCGTACGCGTTCGCGCCCGAACGAGGGCCGGATCCCGACCGCGAGGGGCCGGACCGTCCGGCGTCGTTCCGGCGGCGCGGGATGTACGACGCCGCACCGGGAACGCCGGTCGAGGAACGGAAGGCCGAGGACCTGCTCGCCGTCTGTGGTTCGTACGACTTCCGTGCCCGGATCCGCGGGGAGTTTCGTCCGCTCGGCGGCGTGTCGGCGGTCGCCTCGCCGCCCGAACACCGGCGGCGGGGCGTCGTGCGTACCATGCTCGCGGCGCTCCACGCGGAGTACCGGTCGGAGGGCGTCGCGTTCGCGGCGCTGTGGCCGTTCGAGTACCCGTTCTACCGGCGGCTCGGCTACGCGCGGGTGAACGACTACTCGCGCCTGACGGTCCCGCCGGGGGATCTGGACGGGGCGGTGCCCGAGCCGGCCGGCGAGTTCGTTCGTCTCCGCCCGGACGACTGGGAACGGCTCGACGCCGTTCACGGCGCCGCGGCGACGGAGCCGCTCGCGCTCGATCGGACCGAGGATTGGTGGCGAACCAGGGTGTTCCAGTCGTGGGAGGTCGACCCGTTCGTGTACGGCTGGGAACGTGACGGACGGCTCCGGGGGTATCTGGTCTACTCCGTCGCCGCCGACGAGGGCGAGGAGGACGGGAAGACCCTCGAGGTCCGGGAGTTCGTCGGCGTCGACGACGACGCGCGCGGACACCTCCTGCGGTTCTGCCGGAACCACGACTCGCAGGTCGAGCGCGTTCGGATCGTCGATCGGGCGGACGTTCGACTCTTCGATCGGCTCGGCGATCCGAGGGCCGTCGAGACGACGGTACGGCCGGGGCCGATGTTCAGGCTCGTGGACGTCCGTGCCGGACTGGAGGCGCTCGAGTACCCGACGGGGGTCGACGGGGAGGTGGTCCTCGCAGTGGCCGACGATCACTGCGAGTGGAACGACCGGACGTTTCGGCTGTCCGTGGACGGCGGGACGGCCGCGTGCGAGCCAGCCGAGGCGGAGCCGGACGTGTCGATCGGGATCGGCGCGCTCTCGCGTCTCGCCGTCGGCTCACACCCGGTCGAGCGGCTGGTCGAACTCGGCCACGTGACGGTCGCGTCCGGGAGCGTGGATGCGAAAGGGACGCTCGAAGCAGCGTTCCCGAGGACCGAGCCGTTCCTCCGCGAGGGGTTCTGA
- a CDS encoding homoserine kinase → MVTARAPATSANLGSGFDTFGVALERPADVVTVERADETSIDVTGAGAQYIPEDPEGNTVGAVAEALDAPAHISIDKGVRPASGLGSSASSAAAAAVALNELYERGYSREGLVPVAAKGEAVVSGDAHADNVAPSLLGGFTVVRGDEVTRIDADVPLVACLPEVAVSTRDARRVVPDSISMDDHVETVGNAAALTAGMCRSDPTLVGAGMDDPVVTPARADLITGYESVREIAFEAGATGVTVSGAGPSLLAVCHPEKCRAVAGAMVEAFADAGVGARAYQTRVGRGATLL, encoded by the coding sequence ATGGTCACCGCCCGCGCACCGGCAACCAGCGCGAACCTGGGGAGCGGGTTCGACACGTTCGGCGTCGCGCTCGAACGTCCCGCCGACGTCGTCACCGTCGAGCGCGCGGACGAGACGTCGATCGACGTCACGGGCGCGGGCGCTCAGTACATCCCGGAGGACCCGGAGGGGAACACGGTCGGTGCGGTCGCGGAGGCGCTCGACGCCCCGGCCCACATCAGCATCGACAAGGGCGTTCGCCCCGCGTCGGGGCTGGGTTCGTCCGCGTCGTCCGCCGCCGCGGCCGCCGTCGCGCTGAACGAACTGTACGAACGCGGATACTCACGCGAGGGGCTGGTCCCCGTCGCCGCGAAGGGGGAGGCCGTCGTCTCCGGGGACGCCCACGCCGACAACGTGGCACCGTCGCTGCTCGGAGGCTTCACCGTCGTCCGCGGCGACGAGGTGACCCGTATCGACGCGGACGTCCCGCTCGTGGCGTGTCTCCCGGAGGTAGCAGTCTCGACGCGAGACGCTCGCAGGGTGGTGCCCGACTCGATCTCGATGGACGACCACGTCGAGACGGTCGGGAACGCCGCGGCGCTCACGGCCGGGATGTGCCGGTCGGACCCGACGCTCGTCGGCGCCGGGATGGACGACCCGGTCGTGACGCCGGCGCGCGCCGACCTGATCACCGGCTACGAGTCGGTTCGCGAGATCGCGTTCGAGGCGGGCGCCACCGGCGTCACCGTGAGCGGCGCGGGGCCGTCGCTGCTCGCGGTCTGTCACCCGGAGAAGTGCCGGGCGGTCGCCGGCGCGATGGTCGAAGCGTTCGCCGACGCCGGCGTCGGCGCGCGCGCCTACCAGACGCGCGTCGGCCGCGGGGCGACGCTCCTGTAG
- a CDS encoding response regulator: MTRSPQLAVLAVDDDPDFGELTALSLAQEDSRFQVQTTTNAIDALELFAEYDVDCIVCDREMPEMSGLDLLRDVRTLDEHIPFILFAGRGREEIASEAISAGVTDHPQKGNGSDQYTPLADRIRDGAGSFRVELERQLTIDWVTDALIEVDPGWEITAVDSKAEAIFEMDADEMLGRNLWDVFPKAVETDRYDAYREVGKTNEPTTVEGYDEETRLWSENHVYPESSGGLSFSIRDAITLTE; encoded by the coding sequence ATGACTAGATCCCCGCAACTCGCCGTGCTCGCGGTCGATGACGACCCCGATTTTGGGGAGTTAACCGCGTTGTCACTCGCGCAGGAGGATTCTCGTTTCCAGGTTCAAACGACGACGAACGCGATCGATGCGCTCGAACTGTTCGCAGAATACGATGTCGACTGCATCGTCTGCGACCGCGAGATGCCGGAGATGTCGGGACTCGACCTCCTCCGGGACGTCCGCACACTGGACGAACACATTCCGTTCATCCTCTTCGCCGGCCGCGGAAGGGAGGAGATCGCCAGTGAAGCGATCTCGGCAGGGGTAACGGACCATCCCCAGAAAGGGAATGGCTCTGACCAGTACACGCCTCTGGCGGATCGTATTCGCGATGGCGCTGGTTCGTTTCGGGTCGAACTCGAGCGCCAACTCACCATTGACTGGGTGACGGACGCGCTCATCGAGGTGGACCCGGGCTGGGAGATCACAGCCGTCGACAGTAAAGCTGAAGCGATCTTCGAGATGGACGCAGACGAGATGCTCGGCCGTAACCTCTGGGACGTGTTCCCGAAGGCGGTCGAGACGGATCGGTACGATGCGTATCGCGAAGTGGGGAAGACCAACGAACCGACGACGGTCGAGGGTTACGACGAGGAGACTCGTCTTTGGTCAGAGAATCACGTGTATCCTGAATCCAGTGGTGGGCTCTCCTTCTCCATCCGGGATGCGATCACACTGACGGAGTAG
- a CDS encoding thiol-disulfide oxidoreductase DCC family protein yields MSDVDDEADGSTGGSADDAVEDPLADLDASEHPVLLFDGVCNLCNGIVRFVVRFDDAGTFRFAPLQSAVGRALLERHGIDAGEFDSFVLVEGDEAYEKSTAALRVARGLDGPWPLFRPLLFLPERLRDATYDLVAANRYRVFGRTDECQLPPPELRERFAERALEGLDGSG; encoded by the coding sequence ATGAGCGACGTGGACGACGAAGCTGACGGCTCCACGGGCGGGTCCGCGGACGACGCCGTCGAGGACCCGCTCGCGGACCTGGACGCGTCCGAGCACCCCGTCCTCCTGTTCGACGGGGTGTGCAACCTCTGTAACGGGATCGTGCGGTTCGTCGTGCGGTTCGACGACGCCGGAACGTTCCGGTTCGCGCCGCTCCAGTCCGCGGTGGGTCGGGCGTTGCTGGAGCGACACGGCATCGACGCCGGGGAGTTCGACTCCTTCGTGCTCGTGGAGGGGGACGAGGCGTACGAGAAGTCGACGGCGGCACTCCGCGTCGCCCGGGGGCTCGACGGGCCGTGGCCGCTGTTCCGGCCGCTCCTGTTCCTCCCCGAGCGACTGCGCGACGCCACCTACGACCTCGTCGCGGCCAATCGCTATCGGGTGTTCGGCCGGACCGACGAGTGCCAGCTTCCGCCGCCTGAACTCCGCGAACGCTTCGCGGAACGGGCGCTCGAGGGGCTCGACGGGTCCGGGTAG
- a CDS encoding PAS domain-containing sensor histidine kinase, whose protein sequence is MGTSDPPPGTSIDDLRGFFSQLEPPTNPVSITEVTEFLSCTPETAHRHLEELAERGELQSKRIDGSIRVWWTTEGGGRGRQDAASKQLGAFVRAVKDYAIFMLDPEGRIISWNDGAERIKGYAEAGIVGKHVSTFYTDDDVDDGVPARNLETAVTEGRVEDEGWRVREDGSRFWANVTITAIRDDGTLRGFTKVTRDMTDRREYEQQLEKQAERLQRQRDELERELDDVFERIGDAFYALDDEFRYEYVNDHAVAYLGEPARNLIGRRPWDVFDVDESDPLFERFEEAFTTQEPMRFERYSEPLDVWTMVRVYPSQSGLSVYFEDVTRRKVRERELERVYDLLERAERIADIGGWEIDPDTRGVFWTDHLFDILEVSSDEEPPLHEALDVYHDEDRPIVERSVEEALRSGEPFDVESRFRTPSRDVRWLRIIGEPDVEDGEVVSLRGAVQDVTERKERERELQRVRDRMEFALDATDAIVWDWNVDRNRTSFHPSAESLYGTSVENWDDFIEIVHPDDRKQVEEGIRESLETGEPKSDEIRIDRDGEERWIEVPGRPIRDEDGSTRMVGVARDVTERKTFQRKLQDSNERLEQFAYAASHDLQEPLRMVSSYLQLIERRYADALDEDGREFIEFAVDGADRMSEMIDALLEYSRVETEGDPFEPVDLDAVLEDVLADLQIRIEEQDARITSEELPTVEGDAIQLHQVFQNILENAIEYSGDAPPRVHVSTERVGGEWILSVNDEGIGIDLDHRDRIFEIFQRLHSRDEHAGTGIGLAMCKRIVERHGGEIWVDSKPGDGTTFSFSLPARTTSD, encoded by the coding sequence ATGGGAACCTCGGACCCACCTCCAGGGACGTCTATCGATGATCTCCGTGGATTCTTCAGCCAATTAGAGCCGCCGACGAATCCGGTGTCGATCACGGAAGTCACCGAGTTCCTCAGCTGTACGCCGGAGACAGCGCACCGTCATCTCGAGGAACTCGCCGAACGGGGTGAATTACAAAGCAAACGGATCGATGGTTCGATCCGAGTTTGGTGGACCACCGAGGGAGGTGGTAGAGGTCGTCAAGATGCAGCCAGCAAGCAGCTCGGGGCCTTCGTGAGAGCGGTCAAGGACTACGCCATCTTCATGCTCGATCCCGAGGGCCGAATCATCAGCTGGAACGACGGCGCCGAGCGGATCAAGGGTTATGCCGAAGCGGGGATCGTTGGCAAACACGTCTCGACGTTCTACACCGACGACGACGTCGATGATGGCGTTCCCGCTCGAAATCTCGAAACCGCCGTGACCGAGGGCCGCGTCGAGGACGAAGGATGGCGGGTCAGGGAAGACGGCTCGCGCTTCTGGGCGAACGTCACGATCACTGCCATCCGAGACGACGGCACGCTCCGGGGATTCACCAAGGTCACGCGGGACATGACTGATCGGCGTGAGTACGAGCAGCAACTCGAAAAACAGGCCGAGCGGCTCCAACGCCAGCGGGACGAACTTGAACGGGAACTCGACGACGTGTTCGAGCGAATCGGCGACGCCTTCTACGCGCTTGACGACGAGTTCAGGTACGAATACGTGAACGATCACGCCGTAGCGTACCTTGGCGAGCCGGCAAGGAACCTCATCGGTCGGAGACCGTGGGACGTGTTTGACGTCGACGAATCGGACCCGCTCTTCGAGCGGTTTGAAGAGGCGTTCACGACGCAGGAACCGATGAGATTCGAGCGCTACTCGGAGCCGCTCGACGTCTGGACGATGGTCCGGGTGTACCCCTCCCAGTCCGGCCTCTCCGTGTATTTCGAGGACGTTACCCGACGCAAAGTGCGCGAAAGGGAGCTCGAACGGGTGTACGATCTCCTGGAGCGGGCGGAACGCATCGCGGACATCGGCGGTTGGGAGATCGACCCGGACACGCGTGGCGTGTTCTGGACCGACCACCTCTTCGATATTCTGGAGGTCTCCTCCGACGAAGAGCCGCCACTGCACGAAGCTCTCGACGTCTACCACGATGAGGACCGACCGATCGTCGAACGTTCCGTCGAAGAGGCGCTTCGATCCGGCGAACCCTTCGATGTAGAAAGTCGGTTCCGAACGCCCAGCCGCGACGTGCGCTGGCTCCGAATCATCGGTGAGCCGGACGTCGAGGACGGGGAGGTCGTTTCGCTCCGCGGGGCCGTCCAGGACGTCACCGAGCGAAAAGAACGCGAACGGGAACTCCAGCGTGTCCGGGATCGGATGGAGTTTGCCCTCGACGCCACGGATGCGATCGTCTGGGACTGGAACGTCGACCGAAATCGGACGTCGTTCCATCCCTCGGCGGAGTCGTTGTACGGGACCTCCGTCGAGAACTGGGATGACTTCATCGAGATCGTCCATCCGGACGACCGAAAGCAGGTCGAAGAGGGGATCAGGGAATCACTCGAAACCGGCGAGCCGAAGTCCGACGAGATCCGTATCGATCGGGACGGGGAAGAGCGGTGGATCGAAGTTCCGGGTCGGCCCATCCGGGACGAGGACGGCTCGACGCGGATGGTAGGCGTGGCGCGGGACGTCACCGAACGGAAGACCTTCCAGCGTAAGTTGCAGGACTCGAACGAGCGCCTCGAACAGTTCGCGTACGCCGCCTCCCACGACCTCCAGGAGCCACTCCGGATGGTGTCGAGCTACCTCCAGTTGATCGAGCGTCGCTACGCCGACGCACTCGACGAGGACGGGAGGGAGTTCATCGAGTTCGCCGTGGATGGTGCCGACAGGATGAGCGAGATGATCGACGCTCTGCTCGAATACTCCCGGGTTGAAACGGAGGGGGACCCGTTCGAACCGGTCGACCTGGATGCCGTCCTCGAGGACGTCCTAGCCGATCTTCAGATACGGATCGAGGAACAGGACGCCCGAATCACGAGCGAAGAGTTGCCTACGGTCGAGGGCGACGCCATCCAACTCCACCAAGTGTTCCAGAACATCCTGGAGAACGCCATCGAATACAGCGGCGATGCTCCACCCCGAGTCCATGTGTCGACCGAACGAGTCGGCGGCGAGTGGATCCTATCGGTTAACGACGAGGGGATCGGCATCGACCTCGATCACCGGGATCGCATCTTCGAGATCTTCCAACGCCTTCACAGTCGCGACGAGCACGCCGGAACGGGGATCGGGCTCGCGATGTGCAAGCGAATCGTCGAGCGCCATGGAGGCGAGATTTGGGTCGACTCGAAGCCGGGTGACGGGACGACGTTCTCGTTCTCGCTACCCGCACGGACGACGTCCGATTAG
- the pdxS gene encoding pyridoxal 5'-phosphate synthase lyase subunit PdxS produces the protein MTETDLEDLKRGTDLVKRGFARMQKGGVIMDVVEPEQARIAEDAGAVAVMSLEAVPADIRKRGGVARMADPGLLEEIIDEVSIPVMGKCRIGHTAEAQILEATGADMLDESEVLTTADERYHIDKREFTAPFVCGARNLGEALRRIDEGAAMIRTKGEAGTGDVNQAVTHQRSIQRSIRQLSGMAFEERDEWARKNEAPRELVHETAEMGRLPVVNFAAGGIATPADAALMMQLGCDGIFVGSGIFGAEDPEKMGSAVVRAVNNYDDPETLKEIAKGIGRGMKGQANETMPEEEKLQGRGV, from the coding sequence ATGACCGAGACGGATCTGGAAGACCTCAAGCGCGGGACCGACCTCGTGAAGCGGGGGTTCGCGCGGATGCAGAAGGGCGGCGTCATCATGGACGTGGTGGAGCCGGAACAGGCGCGCATCGCGGAGGACGCGGGCGCGGTCGCGGTCATGTCGCTGGAGGCGGTTCCGGCGGACATCCGCAAGCGGGGCGGCGTCGCGAGGATGGCCGACCCCGGCCTCCTCGAGGAGATCATCGACGAGGTGTCCATTCCGGTGATGGGCAAGTGTCGCATCGGCCACACCGCCGAGGCGCAGATCCTCGAGGCGACCGGCGCCGACATGCTCGACGAGTCCGAGGTGCTCACCACGGCCGACGAGCGCTACCACATCGACAAGCGCGAGTTCACCGCGCCGTTCGTCTGCGGCGCCCGGAACCTCGGCGAGGCGCTCCGGCGCATCGACGAGGGCGCCGCGATGATCCGCACCAAGGGCGAGGCCGGCACCGGCGACGTGAACCAGGCCGTGACCCACCAGCGGTCGATCCAGCGATCCATCCGACAGCTCTCCGGGATGGCGTTCGAGGAACGCGACGAGTGGGCCCGGAAGAACGAGGCGCCCCGCGAGCTGGTCCACGAGACCGCCGAGATGGGCAGACTGCCGGTCGTCAACTTCGCGGCGGGCGGCATCGCGACGCCCGCGGACGCCGCGCTGATGATGCAGCTCGGCTGTGACGGCATCTTCGTCGGGTCTGGCATCTTCGGCGCCGAGGACCCCGAGAAGATGGGCTCGGCGGTCGTTCGCGCGGTCAACAACTACGACGACCCCGAGACGCTGAAGGAGATCGCGAAGGGGATCGGACGGGGCATGAAGGGCCAGGCGAACGAGACGATGCCCGAGGAGGAGAAGCTCCAGGGCCGCGGCGTCTAG
- a CDS encoding histidine kinase, producing the protein MASETVTDVERRGITGHGWVSAALAGIVGGIAFGAMMQLMMPDVLEMAIPSLYGLGPGLAVGWLVHLFHSAAFGLVYAAIVRLDALAAYANRVTTGAGLGVAYGVLVWLFAASVVMPLWVGAVLPMNPPVPDFNPASLVGHAVFGVLLGALYPLLAARV; encoded by the coding sequence ATGGCTTCGGAGACCGTCACCGACGTCGAGCGAAGGGGTATCACCGGACACGGATGGGTCAGTGCGGCGCTCGCGGGCATCGTGGGTGGGATCGCCTTCGGGGCGATGATGCAGCTGATGATGCCGGACGTCCTCGAGATGGCCATTCCGAGCCTGTACGGGCTCGGGCCGGGGCTCGCGGTCGGCTGGCTCGTCCACCTGTTCCACAGCGCCGCGTTCGGGCTGGTCTATGCGGCGATCGTCCGGCTGGATGCGCTCGCCGCGTACGCCAATCGGGTCACCACGGGGGCCGGTCTCGGAGTCGCCTACGGCGTGCTCGTCTGGCTGTTCGCCGCGTCGGTCGTCATGCCGCTGTGGGTCGGCGCCGTCCTACCGATGAACCCGCCCGTGCCCGACTTCAACCCCGCGAGCCTCGTGGGCCATGCCGTCTTCGGCGTGCTCCTCGGCGCGCTCTACCCCCTCCTCGCGGCACGCGTGTGA
- a CDS encoding signal peptidase I yields MLRRIVIIIAVFVAILVTTPASPVQVSYVYSDSMEPTIGQNDGYIVVPEGTIEQRDIVVFWSSEREEHVTHRVVGRSDAGLLTQGDNNDVTDQAAGYQHVQREDVVGAVLTVNGDPVTIPALGTLISLVTTHRLTVLGVAGLLIAGGLLFGSSARPDRSFVRVNDVLLPLFAMAIFGGIVVLLVGAISHDLTYVAVDGTVGGQNTLSIGENTTESVLIAVPSTPFTHRMVSTDGMTIQNQTANASSISAEVFIPGPTERGAHTTSITVYRYPAVLPERTIQTLHSVHPVVASFTTVGVLFMPFFILYALFLDGQQPLRSSRSRRRSHLGGRDR; encoded by the coding sequence GTGCTTAGACGTATCGTCATCATAATCGCCGTTTTTGTAGCTATCTTAGTCACGACGCCGGCGTCCCCGGTCCAAGTGTCGTACGTATATTCTGATAGTATGGAACCCACGATCGGGCAGAACGACGGGTACATCGTCGTTCCGGAGGGGACCATCGAGCAGCGAGATATCGTCGTGTTCTGGTCTTCCGAGCGGGAAGAGCACGTCACACACCGTGTCGTTGGACGCTCTGACGCCGGATTGCTCACACAGGGCGACAACAACGACGTCACGGATCAGGCCGCCGGGTATCAGCACGTGCAACGCGAGGACGTTGTGGGTGCGGTTCTCACCGTAAACGGTGATCCGGTTACCATTCCGGCACTCGGAACACTCATCTCACTGGTGACCACGCACCGTCTCACCGTTCTGGGTGTCGCTGGCCTCCTAATAGCAGGGGGCCTGCTATTCGGCTCAAGCGCTCGCCCCGACCGATCCTTCGTACGAGTGAACGACGTACTTCTCCCGTTGTTTGCCATGGCCATCTTTGGAGGGATAGTGGTTCTGCTGGTCGGCGCGATCAGTCACGACCTGACGTACGTGGCCGTTGATGGCACAGTTGGTGGTCAAAATACCCTCTCGATTGGGGAGAACACGACGGAGAGCGTGTTGATCGCCGTTCCATCCACTCCGTTCACCCACCGAATGGTGAGCACTGATGGAATGACGATCCAGAATCAGACCGCCAACGCGTCGTCTATCTCTGCGGAGGTGTTCATTCCTGGTCCGACAGAACGTGGGGCACACACGACGAGCATCACCGTCTATCGATATCCGGCGGTTCTTCCCGAACGCACGATCCAGACGCTGCATTCCGTTCACCCCGTAGTTGCGTCGTTTACGACGGTCGGGGTGTTGTTCATGCCGTTCTTCATCCTGTATGCGCTCTTTCTCGACGGCCAGCAACCGCTTCGGTCATCGCGGTCTCGACGGCGATCCCATCTCGGGGGGAGGGATCGATGA
- a CDS encoding type IV pilin produces MKLTEVFTDGRAVSPVIGVILMVAITVILAAVIGTFVLGLGNSLGDTAPNANFDFDYDETGGNSYNVTATHRGGATISQDNANNVTLSDGTNESGFEDFEDAGISTGSSATLDPVDNGTDVSVIWTSPDGSNSQALAEGSTPN; encoded by the coding sequence ATGAAGCTCACGGAGGTCTTCACGGACGGTCGCGCCGTCTCACCCGTCATCGGTGTCATTCTCATGGTCGCGATCACGGTCATTCTCGCGGCAGTTATCGGGACGTTCGTCCTCGGACTCGGGAACAGTTTAGGCGACACCGCGCCGAACGCGAACTTCGACTTCGATTACGACGAAACGGGCGGGAACTCGTACAACGTGACGGCGACTCACAGGGGCGGTGCCACCATTAGCCAGGATAACGCGAACAACGTCACGCTGAGCGACGGGACGAACGAATCGGGATTCGAGGACTTCGAGGACGCGGGCATCAGCACCGGGAGCTCCGCCACGCTCGATCCCGTCGATAACGGGACGGACGTGAGCGTGATCTGGACCTCACCCGATGGGAGCAACTCCCAGGCGCTCGCGGAAGGTAGCACGCCGAACTGA